One Littorina saxatilis isolate snail1 linkage group LG11, US_GU_Lsax_2.0, whole genome shotgun sequence genomic window, GTTTAAAGCCAGCTATGTTGATACCCCAGAGAAGTCTGTTACACCACCATTGCGCTTGTGTGCTTCAAGCTTGCGATATTAGTAcatccgtttttgtgtgtgttgtgaaggCTCTGTGGTTTACACCTATCAACATCgtttactgttactgttagtgggTATTACAAAGAGGTTAGGCAGACAGGGACACTTGCAATCAGTTGTGCCACTTATTGATAAAGATGCATGCAGCCTTATGAAAGAAACTATGCGCACCATAACAAATATGCCCAGGTTTATTGTTCATTTGCTGTTATAGTTTTTATGGCCAGCTACCTAACATTTCGACAAAGCTTTTAAAGAACAAACTCAGGATATGATTATAACAAGGGCAAAGCTCCACCTTTGATCAGCTTTTAGCTTTGTTTGACAAACAAGATTTTTATATTTACAATGGTTGCCCTAATGATGACTTTACAATTGATTTTTGTAGAGATTGACTGTCAAAAGTTTTCCAATATGTTGTAAAATGGTTTCCACTCAATGTTGACAAGTGGACATGTGTAGGTGTTACTGTTACATGCAGAAATCTGTTCAATGatgtgtgtttatgagtgtgtggaAAAGAACATAACCTgtaatttttgtttcagaatgaAAACTACTGCCCGGAGAATGAGACAGGAGCTTCTTCAATCTCAGTGGACTACCCTCTCCTTCAACCAAGCAACCAGAAGACTTTATATGATCAAGGTACATGATTTTCCTCCGCTCCTACTTGAAGTTGaacatttctgtttttgttagttCTGCCTCTGATCTCTACAATATGCATGTCATGAGCAATGAACTGTTGTGTTGCTTGTTATCAGTAATatcactcttcttcttcttggtttaaacaaaactttattcaattttaatcatgacaagaacaatgcatggatgattacatactcgagcatataatgcttattttaagcaatcatagtaattacaaaacaaaggttagcatgatggcggaataagtacattagctcctttcaggaaacgaaaaacaaaacaaaagacaaaacagatacacaaacaagcagaaaatgggaaggggttggtgatacaggaggtggggaaagggcagctagctagtagctagcttaagggaaaaagaagaagaagacttagagcgccaatatttgaggggattttttcaattgtaataagtgcacataagacactcgcacaaagttaatgcgtattgtgatcagaggaaaagtcactacattgcgcataaatcgagacataattgataagtcggaaaacaacaaaagaacatgagagaggttatggggaaaaatttgtcaggcagcatgttgcatgacagtgtctaataaatgtaatgagtgaagtatagaggctcatttacggaacctgcccgtctgtctaatatagtcctTCCGGATAAGTAGCCAGTGAAAATCTTCAAGTGTAGCAACCTCTGTTTGCTTTTTCAAATGGCTTTTATAAGTACTTCAAATCTGTGTTATATGTTATTGGGATATCACACACCCTGAGGCGCCAAACGTGGCCGAGTGAAGTGGAGCTCCGCGAAAAGCTGTGGGGGACAGCGGCATCACTGCGGCTGACTGCGGGATTTGCACTCAACACTGGACTGGACATCTAGACGTATGgccgggaacgtagaagaagaagaagattgggaTATCATAATTATAAGCTTTCCAGCCCTGTTTGTCTCATTGCTAGTtttcatttaatttgttaaCAGAGACCTACAGACCAGTCTTGAACCCAGCAGCAGAAAGCAGGTCAGAGGTATCATCGACTGCGATAGCAGACAGGTCCTCAGCAACATCAGCAGAAAGCAGATCAAATGTTGACAGCCTGCCCTTAGTAAGTGTTGATTTTGTTACTGATATACTGTAGTACCTGCAAAGTATACGGGTCTCGATGAACCCACTTTTTGTGCTGTTTTTCAAACAAACTTTGCAGGTAGGATTAGGTGCATATCAGCATATTGTGTGCCAAGCTTGGTTGACAAATATTTAGCGATTCATGATTTATTAGCGATTTTTCAGTACACAAtcagggatgttgccacaaattcatacctataggacaaatgccctgagctcttcggcatcaataggacatttgactgctttcagacatttcaataggacattataattgtgtacaaaacacaaaattatcatgtgcaaacacacatatcagtacatgcaccaacattgtgtgcaggacacacacaaaagagaaacaaactAAAAAACGACCAAAAACTTCAGCACTATCACGGAAAGAATATCAAATATCgtgctgtccgaaggaatggagttttTATCGGACCATGACCgcgctcagttgaaaacgataggacatctgaccgcaaTGCGtttatgtgaatcggacatttgagccttgtaatcggtctatgtccgatgtccgacgcctaaccaCATCCCTGCACAATATGCTGATATGCACCTAAACCTACCTGCAAAGTTTGGTCGAAATATACCGGTTTCGATGAACCCACTTTTTGTGctgtttttcaaccaaactttgcAGGTAGGGTTAGGTGCATACAGGCATGAGCAAGATCGGTCGCCCACTTGCCACAGGCGACCAGAAATGAGTGTGGGCGAGTAGAAAGTTTTATAATGATCGCCCGCTTGGCGAGTGTAAATTTTGGGTCTGTGGTATCAATTTCCAAGCGACGATTGTCTGTTGTGAAGCACGTTGTCGTCTACGATTGCTAAAATTAGATGTGATCGGAGCTCCAGTTCCAGGAAATTCTCTTTAGTGACCAATCAGAATGACCTTATGATTTCAGGGTTATCAGGACTTTTTGTTGACACGATTTTAACCAATCAGTATTGTCGACGCAGCATGTGTGTCTCAGAAGCCTAGGCAGATCTGAAGCTGTAAACATGTAGAAATACTTGGACAACTAGCCAAACCAGAGGGAACGGAGTCCGAGAGATTAAAAAGTATGACTCCGGACAGAGGAAGCGTTCCTTCCAGGCAGACTACACAAAAATGTCATGTTGTGTACAGTACTGCTTGCAAAAAGCATGCCGCTTctgagaaggaaagaaagggGCCATTCGTTGTTGGTACGGACAAATTAAGCTAGAAAACATACGTGCACACGAAACATCAAAGTCTCACcaacaaaacaccaaaaaaTGGGTAAACTCAAACAAAAAGGTTGAAGACACCGAGGGGGGGACACGCTATGCACCAGCTAACGCAAGACTAGCGTGCTCATGTCGCTCAACTAATGCGATCTGTACAGGCGCTTGCAAAGACCTGCTCGCCTTTCACCACGTTTGAATGGATAGAATCGTTTTGTTGTTTGGAAACTCATTTTTGTGGGCAAGTGAAATTGTTTGTGGGCTAGTCAATTTTGAATTTCACTAGCCCACAAGGCGAGTGAAAATTCTGGAACTTGCTCATGCCTGTGCATATCAGCAGATTGTGTGCCAAGTTTGGTTGACAAATATTTAGCGATTCATGATTTATTAGCGATTTCTCGGTTTCAATTCCCCTCATTTTGGTTGTATACACCATGCGTGGTTTCACAAAATGCCGTCTGTGTCTATCACTGTGTGCAGCTGGCTGCTATACGTTAAGCGGAGCTAACGTCCAATTACCAGCGGATGGCTTTAAACTGTCCTGGCGTTGCGTTGCTGACTTGTTCTAGTCTGCTGTTGTTCTTGGGAAGAAGGAGAATTCATACTCATTTCTCTCtcatttctcattactttattgtcccatcgctgggaaattcgggtcgcttcctcccagtggaaagctagcagcaacggagtccaATTACCAGCGGATGGCTTTAAACTGTCCTGGCGTTGCGTTGCTGACTTGTTCTAGTCTGCTGTTGTTCTTGGGAAGAAGGAGAATTCATACTCATTTCTCTCtcatttctcattactttattgtcccagtggaaagctagcagcaacggagtcgcgctacccaggtgtctgcgtgtttgggtgtattcagccacctgcacttatggcagaatgaccaaggtcttttacgtgccattgtgatgacacgggggtgggacatggcttctgtctctgggtctgcacataaagttgacccgtgtccgtcccggcccgaattcgaacctgcgacctttcgatcacaagtccagtgctctaccaactgagctaccaaccGAGCTACTGGGCGGTTTGAGCTGTTGTTAGTTGCGGCTGGCTGCTATACGTTAAGCTCGGCTAACATCCAATTACGAGCAGACCGTGCTATACACGGTGACGCCGTGTCCCCTCGGACATCCTTGTCtaggttttaaaaaaaaaaatttaaagcaCCTTACAACAAAGTGTCATGAAATCTTATGTCCATGCAAAAGTTAGGCTGAAACCTGTACAATGATATTGTTTATGAgtatgtaaaaagaacaaaaccTGGATATTTTGTTTCAGGACGAAGACTACTGTCCTGACACTGAGAGTGAGACGGGAGCTTCTTCAATCTCTGGATTATCCTCTCCTTAAACCAAGGACACGGAGGACTTTATATGATCAAAGTACATGATTTTCCTCTGCTCTTACTTGAacctttctgtttttgttattttaccGTCAAATGTTTTGCTTTATGTGGTCTGAATGCCACTTTTCTGTTACATAGTGAACTAGAAAATACAGGGAAACCTTGAGGCTAAGAGACTAAAGTGCATCTGTAAGACTAAGACGAGTATATTATGGTTGAACAAGTGGGAGAGCCTCTTAAAGATAAGAAATAGACAAATTTCAAAGCCTGAGTTACAGAATCTTTTTGATGGTTGTATTCAAAAGGTTTGACTGTACCTAACTGACTCTGCACTTGGATCTCTTGAGGTTAAGTTTCTTTAAATTCGAATCAATGTTAAATTCAAAATAAGCAGGGGAAAAGTTCTTGTGAGCAGAAATTTTGTTTCAATATCAGGCGTGCACAAGATCGGTCACCCTTGTTGCCCTAGGCAAATAAAAATTAGTGTGGGCGAACAAAATTGAGAATGTGATCGCCCGCAGGGCGGGTGTAAAATTTGCGCTCaagaaacttcttcttcttcttcttcttcttcttcttcttcttcttcttcttcttcttcttcttcttcttcttcttcttcttcttcttcttcttcttcttcttcttcttcttcttcttcttcttcttcttgtgcttGAGCTCCCTGGGCCATCCCTTTTTGCGAATGAGAATTTTGCGTTTATGGCCGTTTGTTTATTATACCCTGCCACATGGGCAGCCATACTTCGAGAGATTAAGAGAATGGTATTTaatgtggagttacgagataagaaaagccgaatgcgaaagtttgtgtcagtcggcaactgagtTCAGGACTACAGCCCACGAGCGGAACCGCGCGGTATAGGACGTTAAGAGTTAATTCAGTAGCCCACATTGTGACATGTATACAATTTAGAAACTTCCTCATGCCTGAATatagccaaaatttcaatatagcctttattttttttatcaaatactAAGAAGAGCTTTTGTTAGGGCCTAGCGGTGATTTGAATATAGTCGGGAATTCATTCAATATAACGTTGTGTCAATACAACAGTGCTTCTCTATGTTAAATTACAATGCAATAAACTGCTGCTTCTGATTTTATTGCTAATAAACAGGCTGAATTTTTACCTAATATGAAGAAAGTTTCTAAGTTTACAAGATGGGTGTCATGAGCAATGCACTGCTTTTATAAGTACTCCAAATCTGTGTTATATTTTATTGGAAAAACAAGCTTTCCAGCCCTCTTTATCTTATTGCTAAAGTTCTCATTTAATTTGTTAACAGTGACCCACAGACCAGCTTCGTACCCAGCAGCAGAAAAAAGGTCAGAAGGACTGAAATAGGAGACAGGTCCTCATCAACAGCAGCAGAAAGCAGTTCATCATTGTCAGCagttttagtcaagcagtatgtaagacatgttgagtcctttgtactggaaacttgcattttcccagtaaggttatatattgtactgcgttgcaggcccctggggcaatttttgattagtgcttttgtgaacaagaaacagttaacaagtggctctatcccatccccccctcccgcagtggggcactgcggttatgaaattaaaagcccctcctgtttttggaaccgcaggagctttctagtttgctgttaggtagatttttggttcctctttcctgtcatgctctctttttcttcatgaattcttttcttttttctgccttcttgctcattcacctgtattttttccaaaaatctcttctcttgccgcttgtctcgcgattcatgtatagtttaatctgttagtgttctgatgtaagtccagcagtagataggttaagcctattttaacatactggaaactggtaatcttccagtaggtattaatttagttttactaaagcctgctgggacacaagtaatgggttagtgcatttgtaaacaggaatcgcttgacaagtggcccccttcatcccccccttcctcgtcctgatatggctctgcgtagtcggctggacgttaagcaacaaacaaacaaaccatcccccccccccccctttcccttcgcgatataaccttgaacggttgaaaacgacgttaaacacaacataaataaagaaagaaagattgtcaGCAGCTGGGAAAAGATCGCCATCAACACCAAAAAACAGCAGATTATCATCAAGAGCAAAACGCGAGTCGTCATCTACAGCAGAAGGCAGAtcatcatcaacagcaacaaatagcagatcatcatcaacagcaacaaataGCAGATCATCATgaccggcacagttggcctagtggtaaggcgtcccccccgtgatcgggaggtcgtgggttcgaaccccgaccgggtcatacctaagactttaaaattggcaatctagtggctgctccgcctggcgtctggcattatggggttagtgctaggactggttggtccagtgtcagaataatgtgactgggcgagacatgaagcctgtgctgcgacttctgtcttgtgtgtggcgcacgttaaatgtcaaagcagcacctccctgatatggcccttcgtggtcggctgggcgttaagcaaaaacaaacagcagatcatcatcaacagcaacaaacagcagatcatcatcaacagcaacaaacagcagatcatcatcaacagcaacaaacagcagatcatcatcaacagcaacaaacagcaGATCAGCAACAAACAGCAGAtcatcatcaacagcaacaaacagcagatcatcatcaacagcaacaaacagcagatcatcatcaacagcaacaaacagcaGATCAGGAACAGCAACAAACAGcagaacagcaacaaacagcagatcatcatcaacagcaacaaacagcagatcatcatcaacagcaacaaacagcagatcatcatcaacagcaacaaacagcaGATCATCATCAACAGCAGATTGCAGATCATCATCAACAGCAGAAAGCGGATCATCATCACAAGCAAAAAGTAAGCCATCATCAACAGCAGAAAGCAGATCATCATCGACACTAGAAAGCAGACCATCATTAACACTAATAACAGCAGAAAGcggagcagcagcagcagaaagcAGATCGATCATCAACAGCACAAAACAAATCACCATCAACAGCAGAAAGTTTGTCAGAGACAACAGCAGAAAGCAGGTCAGAGACAACAGCAGTTACAACGGAATCAACATCAGGTAGCCAACCCCAGAAACAAGCTAtaccaaaacaaaagaaaaaaagaccgaAGCGGCCATGTGTGTACTGTGGAGAATTTCAGGCTGTGCTTCCGCGACACCTACGTCGAAAACACAAAGATGAAGAGGCAGTTAAAGCAGCATTAGCACTCCCAAAGACGGAACAAGATTGTGTATCTGATGCCTTGAAGAAAGAAGGAATCTATGCCAAAAATGTTCTCTTGCAAGCAGAACAAGGAGTAGGAGTCACTTTGATTAGAGAAAGGTCCCAGGGCACCCAGAAAACAGTGATGTGCAGTTCATGTAAAGGCTTTTACAGTAAATCAAGGATTTGTCAACACAAGAAGATGTGTTCCAGTGCAGCTTCATCAACAACAGGCGCTAGAACAGTTGATTTTTCTTCCTTAAGATCAGATGTTTCTACTCGGTTTCAGACAGAGGTTTTAGACCGCTTCAGACATGATGATATCGGAGAAATATGCCGCAAGGATAAAGTGGTTTTGCTTCTTGGTCAGAAATTATGGGCAAAAGCTGTACAAAAAGATAAACGTGGGGTCATGTCAGACATGCGTGCATTTGCCAGCCTATTTAAGAAAATGAACGATGTTGCTTAAGTCAATAatctcacaaagttaaaaaacaaaggattactgtacacACAGGTGAAGATCTGTTTCAGAGAAAGAATTTTGATTACTTGACACAGGCAATCCAAGAGCTTTCACATGATGAAAACGGTACAGAAAAGTCAGGCCAGAAAGTCACCATCGGCTTTGTGATTAAGAAAGCTGTTAAGGTGATGCGTGGCTACTATGCTCAACACAAcctttaccccccgcgggttagggggagtcccatattggttgggactagaaagaatttacccgatgctaaccagcatgtcgtaagaggcgactgacggttctgtttcttctcttcttttgtcttatttctgccttaccagtcctttcacctatatttccttccaagaaaactctccctactattccctgcagttttccaattcttttcttgttgtcttatttctacctgactggatccatcacctttatttcacttaccaaaagtcttcttttccacatccttatttctctgcaccccgcatgtcgtatgaggcgactaacggattctgtttctcctttaacccttgttaagtggttcttgtatagaatatagtcaatgtttgtaaagattttagtcaagcagtatgtaagaaatgtttagtcctttgtactggaaacttgcattctcccagtaaggtcatgtGTTGTGCTGCGTTGCGGGCCCCTGGGGCggttttttgattggtgcttttgtgaacaagaaacacttaacaagtggctctatcccatctcccccctttcccctatcccatctcccccctttccctcgtcgcgatataaccttcgtggttgaaaacgacgttaaacaccaaataaagaaagaaagaaacacaaccTTTTGGACCAGGGCGATGAACTGCAgacattttatgatgtcctgaATTTGAACTGGGACTTCATTTTTTACTCTGCATAGCTGCACTGTGAACAAAGGAGAAACAGTTTTGAGACAGCCGGAAGATCAACCTGTGGAAATAGACATCGCAACTTAGAAAGAACATGTTGGGAACTC contains:
- the LOC138979746 gene encoding uncharacterized protein: MALDPGYFAHYTRGQFMLQLSLSNLKKHGSLTTSTSSDKSSISRILTTPQTLENENYCPENETGASSISVDYPLLQPSNQKTLYDQETYRPVLNPAAESRSEVSSTAIADRSSATSAESRSNVDSLPLDEDYCPDTESETGASSISGLSSP